The following are encoded in a window of Dehalococcoidia bacterium genomic DNA:
- the rpoB gene encoding DNA-directed RNA polymerase subunit beta, which produces MTVTIPLSSKAVPRKSYSRTSHVIDMPNLIQIQLDSYRRFCDKQPDRGNPEVKGGLQSLFDEISPIHDFTGSRFDLRFISYGFGKENEANMPFFEEDDSFWRYMRDAAPPKRSEAECRERDITYSAPLQVRVQLVIKDSGEIKEQDIYMCDFPLMTPKGTFVINGAERVVVSQLIRSPGVSFTLEQDVTTGRRLCFAKLIPERGAWLEFETSNKDVISVKVDGKRKIPITTMLRAMGYSSDEDILALFKDVDDGDLFIQATMERDPLVRSREEALIELYRRLRPGDPPSLENARSLIDNLLFNYRRYNLGKVGRYKLNKRLGLDLPLNQQVLTREDMVEIVRHIIMVSKGVDPPDDIDHLGNRRVRTVEELVRNQFRLGLLRMERVIRERMSIIDLESVTPSALINVRPVVAAIREFFGASQLSQFMDQTNPLAELTHKRRISALGPGGLSRERAGFEVRDVHHSHYGRICPIETPEGPNIGLIGSLATYSIVNEYGLIETPYRRVIMELESNSPDLVGRVVSEEVFDDKGHSVVKRSTKVTAEIAGRLAQLAVQKVRVVPFVSSDADDVKYFTADEEEKYAIAQASEILNKSGQFVNERIEVRKGSRFYEETPEQVKYMDVSPKQIVSVSTSLIPFLEHDDANRALMGSNMQRQAVPLICPKSPIIGTGMEAQAACGSGQVTIAEHDGEVTSVTAGEIVIRGEDGREHSYPLIKFTRSNQGTCVNQHPLVVKGERVSKGEILADSYSTDKGELALGQNVLCAFMSWEGYNFEDAIVISESLVREEKYTSIHIEKHEIDSRDTKLGKEEVTRDIPNVGEESLRNLDDDGIVRVGAEVKPGDILVGKITPKGETELSAEEKLLRAIFGDKARDVKDSSLRVPHGEWGKVIGVKVFSRESPNDMKDLPPGINKLVRVWVAQWRKVSEGDKMSGRHGNKGVIARILPPEDMPFLPDGRPVEFILNPIGVPSRMNLGQVLETHLGWAAHTLGFRVLSPVFDGASPEAIEDALAQVWIAQRAGALKLDPEEGKPFDLEQAKAWVGQRGYDGSRVFSDKYQGEAKRTCLRLWLEDIGVSSEGLGDKEMMEEAKRASREKGLPLPAGGKTILYDGRTGEPFDQPVTVGYIYMMKLSHLVEDKAHARSTGSYSLITQQPLGGKAQFGGQRFGEMEVWALEAYGAAHVLQELLTVKSDDVAGRARTYESIIKGDAIWETGVPESFKVLVKELQSLGLAVEVLNEEEESVALVEDLGGEIPGWQVPGSGRR; this is translated from the coding sequence GTGACTGTTACCATTCCCCTTTCCTCAAAAGCGGTGCCCCGGAAATCCTATTCCAGGACCTCCCATGTCATAGATATGCCCAATCTAATCCAGATCCAGCTAGATTCCTACCGCAGGTTTTGCGATAAGCAGCCTGACAGGGGAAACCCCGAGGTGAAGGGCGGACTGCAGTCGCTTTTCGATGAGATTTCCCCTATACATGACTTCACCGGCTCCCGATTCGATCTGCGTTTCATCAGCTACGGGTTTGGTAAGGAAAACGAGGCGAATATGCCCTTCTTTGAAGAGGATGATTCTTTCTGGCGCTACATGCGAGATGCCGCTCCCCCGAAACGCTCGGAGGCAGAATGCCGAGAGCGTGATATAACCTACTCTGCCCCCCTGCAGGTCAGGGTGCAACTGGTGATCAAGGATAGCGGGGAGATCAAGGAGCAGGACATATACATGTGCGATTTCCCCTTGATGACGCCAAAGGGAACCTTTGTCATTAACGGGGCAGAGAGGGTGGTGGTAAGCCAGCTTATCCGCTCGCCCGGTGTTTCCTTTACACTGGAGCAGGACGTTACCACCGGTCGCCGGCTTTGCTTTGCCAAGCTTATTCCGGAGCGCGGTGCCTGGCTGGAGTTCGAGACCAGCAACAAGGACGTAATCTCGGTAAAGGTCGATGGGAAACGAAAGATCCCCATTACCACAATGCTACGCGCCATGGGATATAGCAGCGATGAGGACATCCTGGCGCTGTTTAAGGATGTGGATGACGGCGACCTCTTTATCCAGGCAACCATGGAACGGGACCCATTGGTAAGGAGCAGGGAGGAGGCTCTCATTGAGCTTTATCGACGCCTCAGGCCGGGTGACCCACCGTCTTTGGAAAACGCCCGAAGCCTGATCGATAACCTACTCTTCAATTACCGCCGCTACAACCTGGGCAAGGTGGGTCGCTACAAGCTGAACAAGAGGCTCGGGCTTGACCTTCCCCTGAATCAGCAGGTGCTTACCAGGGAGGACATGGTGGAGATTGTACGGCACATAATCATGGTGAGCAAGGGTGTCGATCCCCCCGACGATATAGACCATCTGGGAAACCGGCGTGTGAGGACCGTGGAAGAGTTAGTCCGGAACCAGTTCCGTCTGGGGCTACTTCGCATGGAGCGGGTAATAAGGGAGCGGATGAGCATTATCGACCTCGAATCGGTGACCCCCAGTGCGCTGATCAATGTGCGCCCGGTGGTTGCGGCGATACGGGAGTTCTTCGGGGCCTCCCAGCTATCCCAGTTTATGGATCAAACCAACCCCCTCGCAGAGCTTACCCATAAGCGCCGTATTTCCGCGCTGGGACCCGGGGGGCTGTCGCGGGAGCGCGCTGGCTTCGAGGTGAGGGATGTTCATCATTCCCACTACGGCAGGATCTGCCCAATAGAGACCCCTGAGGGGCCTAATATCGGCCTCATCGGATCGCTGGCCACCTATAGCATCGTCAACGAGTATGGGCTCATCGAGACCCCCTACCGAAGGGTGATCATGGAGCTGGAGAGCAACTCCCCGGATCTAGTGGGGCGGGTGGTGTCGGAGGAGGTTTTTGATGATAAGGGGCATTCCGTGGTTAAGCGAAGCACCAAGGTAACTGCAGAGATCGCAGGGAGGCTTGCTCAGCTCGCTGTTCAGAAAGTGAGGGTGGTGCCCTTTGTCTCCAGTGATGCTGATGATGTTAAATATTTCACTGCGGATGAGGAGGAGAAATACGCTATCGCCCAGGCTAGTGAAATTCTAAATAAGAGCGGTCAGTTCGTCAATGAGAGGATCGAGGTTAGGAAGGGGAGCAGGTTTTATGAAGAGACGCCGGAGCAGGTGAAATACATGGACGTCTCGCCGAAGCAGATCGTGAGCGTTTCCACCAGCCTGATACCCTTCTTGGAGCACGATGATGCCAACCGCGCCCTTATGGGTTCGAACATGCAGCGACAGGCGGTGCCACTGATCTGCCCCAAGTCTCCGATCATTGGTACCGGAATGGAGGCGCAGGCTGCTTGTGGTAGTGGACAGGTGACTATTGCCGAGCACGATGGTGAGGTGACCTCGGTCACCGCAGGGGAGATTGTAATTCGGGGTGAGGATGGAAGGGAGCATAGCTATCCCCTGATAAAATTCACCCGCTCAAATCAGGGCACCTGCGTAAACCAGCACCCCCTGGTAGTAAAAGGGGAGAGGGTAAGTAAGGGCGAGATACTGGCCGATAGCTACTCTACAGATAAAGGTGAGCTCGCCCTGGGGCAGAATGTTCTCTGTGCCTTCATGAGTTGGGAGGGCTATAACTTCGAGGATGCTATAGTCATAAGCGAGAGCCTGGTTCGGGAGGAGAAGTACACCTCGATCCACATCGAGAAGCATGAGATCGATTCCCGGGATACCAAGTTGGGGAAGGAGGAGGTCACCAGGGATATACCCAATGTTGGCGAGGAGAGCCTCAGGAATCTTGATGATGACGGTATTGTGAGGGTCGGCGCCGAGGTGAAGCCTGGGGACATCCTGGTGGGGAAGATCACCCCTAAGGGGGAAACAGAGCTCAGCGCGGAGGAGAAACTGCTGCGCGCCATCTTCGGGGATAAAGCCAGGGATGTAAAGGACTCCTCGCTCAGGGTGCCTCATGGGGAATGGGGTAAGGTTATCGGTGTCAAGGTATTCTCTCGCGAATCTCCAAATGATATGAAGGATCTTCCACCGGGGATCAATAAACTGGTGCGGGTATGGGTGGCGCAGTGGAGGAAGGTATCTGAGGGGGACAAGATGTCGGGGCGACACGGCAACAAGGGGGTGATAGCTCGCATATTGCCCCCGGAGGATATGCCCTTCCTGCCGGATGGGAGGCCGGTAGAGTTTATTCTCAATCCTATCGGTGTCCCCTCGAGGATGAACCTGGGACAGGTGCTAGAGACCCATCTGGGATGGGCGGCACATACCCTGGGGTTCAGGGTGCTCTCTCCGGTATTCGATGGTGCTAGTCCCGAGGCCATTGAGGATGCCCTGGCTCAGGTATGGATTGCCCAGCGCGCCGGGGCGCTTAAGCTCGATCCAGAGGAGGGAAAACCTTTCGACCTGGAGCAGGCAAAGGCATGGGTCGGGCAGCGGGGCTACGATGGCTCGCGGGTATTCAGCGATAAATACCAGGGGGAGGCGAAACGGACCTGCCTAAGGTTGTGGCTGGAGGATATTGGGGTCAGCAGTGAGGGGCTCGGTGACAAGGAGATGATGGAGGAGGCGAAGCGGGCTTCCCGGGAGAAGGGGCTTCCCCTGCCCGCTGGGGGGAAGACAATACTTTACGATGGTCGTACCGGGGAGCCCTTTGATCAGCCGGTGACCGTCGGCTATATTTACATGATGAAGCTAAGCCACCTGGTCGAGGACAAGGCCCACGCCCGCTCCACGGGCTCCTACTCCCTAATTACCCAGCAGCCACTGGGCGGCAAGGCCCAGTTCGGCGGACAACGCTTTGGTGAGATGGAGGTTTGGGCTCTGGAGGCCTATGGTGCCGCTCATGTGCTTCAGGAACTACTGACGGTCAAGTCAGATGATGTGGCAGGACGGGCCAGGACCTACGAGTCCATCATCAAGGGAGATGCTATTTGGGAGACGGGGGTACCCGAATCCTTTAAGGTGTTGGTCAAGGAACTGCAGAGCTTGGGGCTTGCGGTGGAGGTCTTAAATGAGGAGGAGGAGAGCGTCGCCCTGGTCGAGGATTTGGGTGGAGAAATTCCCGGGTGGCAGGTACCGGGATCAGGAAGGAGATAG